CTACTCGCTTGGGAGCGGTCAATTCCACACCTCCAGCCGCATGACGCCCGCGACGAGGCACAGGGCCGCACTGATGGAGAGCAGCACGATGAGGCTCGTGGGCATCTTCTGCTTGACGAAGGAGACGATGCCGCCGACCAGGAACAGACCGACGACGATCAGCAGGGACGAGAGGCTGTTCATGGGGTTACAGCGCGCCCTTCGTGGAGGGGAGGATGCCGGCCGCGCGCGGGTCACGCTCGGAGGCATAGCGCAGCGCCCGGGCCAGCGCCTTGAACTGGCACTCCACGATGTGGTGCGCGTTGCGCCCGTAGGGCACGTGCACGTGCAGCGCGATCTGCGCCTGGGCGACGAAGGACTCCAGGATGTGCCGGGTCATCGTCGTGTCGTACTCGCCGATCATCGGCGCCATGTTCTCGGGCTCGGTGTGCACGAGGTACGGGCGGCCGGACAGGTCCACGGTCACCTGGGCGAGGGACTCGTCCAGCGGGACCGTGCAGTTGCCGAATCGGTAGATTCCCACCTTGTCGCCGAGCGCCTGCTTGAAGGCGGCGCCGAGCGCGAGGGCGGTGTCCTCGATGGTGTGGTGGGAGTCGATGTGCAGATCACCGTCGGTCTTCACGGTCAGGTCGAACAGACCGTGCCGGCCGAGCTGGTCGAGCATGTGGTCGTAGAAGCCGACGCCGGTGGCGATGTCGGTTCTGCCGGTGCCGTCGAGATCGATCTCGACCAGGACCGAGGTCTCCTTCGTGGTGCGCTCCATGCGTCCAACGCGGCTCATGCCTCAAGCTCCTTCGGGGGCGTGGGGGTGTCCCCCACCAAACACAGCACTTCACGGACCGCGTCGAGGAACGCGTCGTTCTCCTCCGGGGTTCCGGCGGACACCCGCAGCCACCCCGGTACGCCGTTGTCCCGGACCAGGACGCCCCGGTCGAGGATCTTCTGCCAGGCCTTGTGGGAGTTCTCGAACCGGCCGAACTGCACGAAGTTGGCGTCGGACTCGATGACGTCGTAGCCGATCGCACGCAGCTCGGCGACCAGCCGGTCCCGCTCCGCCTTCAGCTGCTCGACGTACTTCAGCAGCGTGTCGGTGTGCTCCAGGGCGGCCAGCGCGGTCGCCTGGGTGATGGCCGACAGGTGGTACGGCAGCCGGACGAGCTGGACGGCGTCCACGACCGCCGGGTCGGCGGCGAGATAGCCGAGCCGCAGGCCCGCCGCGCCGAACGCCTTCGACATCGTGCGCGAGATCACCAGGTGCGGGCGGCCTTCGAGCAGCGGCAGCAGCGAGTCGCCGTGGCTGAACTCGATGTACGCCTCGTCCACGATCACCATCGACGGCTTGGCCGCCTGCGCCGCCTCGTACAGCGCGAGGACGGTCTCGGGCGGAACCGCGTTGCCCGTGGGGTTGTTGGGGGTGGTGATGAAGACGACGTCCGGCCGGTGCTCGGCGATCGCCTCGACGGCCGCCGCGAGGTCGATCGTGAAGTCCTCGTTGCGCGGACCCGAGATCCAGCCGGTGCCCGTCCCGCGCGCGATGAGCGCGTGCATCGAGTACGACGGCTCGAAGCCGATCGCCGTACGGCCCGGTCCGCCGAAGGTCTGCAGCAGCTGCTGGATGACCTCGTTGGAGCCGTTGGCGGCCCACACGTTCTCGATGCCGAGGGGGTGCTTGCCGGTCTTCGTCAGGTATGCGGCCAGCTCCGTGCGCAGCTGGACCGCGTCCCGGTCGGGGTAGCGGTTCAGGTCGCGGGCGGCCTCCCGGACCCGCTCCGTGATCCGCTCGACCAGCGGCTCGGGCAGCGGGTAGGGGTTCTCGTTGGTGTTCAGCCGTACGGGGACGTCCAACTGGGGCGCGCCGTAAGGGGACTTGCCGCGCAGCTCGTCACGGATGGGGAGCTCGTCCCAACGGGACAGAGAGGGGTTGCCGGTCACTTGCTCGTCGGTACCTTCCAGCCGAACCTCGCCTTGATCGCCGCGCCGTGCGCCGGCAGGTCCTCCGCCTCCGCCAGCGTCACCACGTGATGGGCGACGTCGGCCAGCGCGTCCTTCGTGTAGTCCACGATGTGGATGCCGCGCAGGAAGGACTGGACGGACAGGCCCGAGGAGTGGCAGGCGCAGCCGCCGGTGGGCAGGACGTGGTTGGACCCGGCCGCGTAGTCGCCGAGCGACACGGGGGCCCAGGGGCCGATGAAGATCGCGCCCGCGTTGCGCACCCGGTCGGCCACCGCGGGCGCGTCGGCGGTCTGGATCTCCAGGTGCTCGGCGCCGTACGCGTCGACCACCCGCAGGCCCTCCTCCAGGCCGTCCACGAGGACGATCGCGGACTGCCGGCCCTTCAGCGCGGGCACGATCCGGTCCTCGATGTGCCTGGTCGCCGCGACCTGCGGCTCCAACTCCTTCTCCACCGCGTCCGCCAGCCCGACGGAGTCGGTGACCAGCACGGCCGCCGCCAGCGGGTCGTGCTCGGCCTGGCTGATCAGGTCCGAGGCGACGTGCACCGGGTCGGCGGTGTCGTCCGCGAGGATCGCGATCTCGGTCGGACCGGCCTCGGCGTCGATGCCGATCCTGCCGGTGAAGAAGCGCTTGGCAGCCGCGACCCAGATGTTGCCCGGGCCGGTGACCATGGTGGCGGGCGGACAGGACTCGGTACCGTACGCGAACATCGCGACCGCCGTGGCGCCGCCGGCCGCGTAGACCTCGTCCACGCCGAGCAGCGCGCAGGCGGCGAGGATCGTCGGGTGCGGGAGCCCCCCGAATTCGGCCTGCGGCGGCGAGGCGAGCGCGATCGACTCGACGCCGGCCTCCTGCGCCGGCACGGCGTTCATGATCACGGATGATGGGTAGACGGAGCGGCCGCCCGGCGCGTACAGCCCCACGCGCTCGACCGGCACCCACTTCTCGGTGACCGAGCCGCCCGGCACCACCTGGGTGGTGTGCGTGTCGCGGCGCTGCTCACGGTGGACCAGGCGGGCGCGGCGGATGGACTCCTCCAGCGCGGCACGAACGGCCGGGTCGAGGGCCTCGAGCGCGTCGGTGAGCGCCTGGGCCGGCACACGGACGGATTCCAGCCGTACTCCGTCGAACTTCTCGGCGAAGTCGATCAGCGCCGCGTCGCCACGATGATGCACGGCCTCGCAGATCGGGCGCACCTTCTCCAGGGCGGCCTGAACGTCGAAGTCGGCTCGGGGCAGCAGGTCGCGCAGGGCCGGGCCCTCGGGAAGGGCGTCGCCGCGCAGATCGATTCGGGAGATCACAGTCCCAATTCTCGCAGACCGCCGTCTCGAACCGTCGGCGCGTATCAATGGCTGATACAGAACGTGGCCGAACTCGGAAGATCTCCTTCACCTCTAGTGTTCCAGCAGTCACTGAGCGGGCATGAACGGTTGTACGAGACCCCTGACCAGCGGAGGGAGAAGGAACAGCCGTGACCGAGGGGACCGGTGTCGCCGCCGGGGACCTGCCGGACGAGCTGACCGCGGCCGAGGCGGGCATGTGGCAGGCCTTTCGCAACGGCAGTGTGTACGACCTGAGCAGCGGGGACACCGTCGTGGACGATCCGCACGGCGGACACCCCTGGGGCCCGGAGCGCACGGTGCGGGCCCGGATCGTGGCCTGGCTGCTGCTGGACGGGCCGCCCGCGCTCGCAGGCCGGGTGTCCTCGCTGAAACTGACCGGAGTGCGGATCACCGACACGCTGGACCTCGCGGGCGGCACGGTACGGCCGTACATCGAGCTGCGCGGCTGCCGCTTCGACGACCAGGTGCTGCTGCCGGAGGCCCGGTTCACGACCCTGCGGATGGTGGACTGCGCGGTGCCCCGGCTGGAGGCGGCCCGGGTGCACACCGAGGGCGATCTGCATCTGCCGCGGTGCCGCTTCCAGAACGGGGTGCGGCTGACGGACGCCCACATCGGCACCGATCTCATGCTCAACCAGGCGGTCGTGTACCGGGACCGCAGCGGGCGGTCGATCGCCGGGGACGGCCTGACCGTCGGCCAGGACCTGCAGGCGGAGATGCTGGAGTCGCACGGCGAGCTGCGGCTGCGCGGTGCCAAGGTCGGCGTGTCGCTCAGCCTGCGCGGCGCGACGCTGGACAACCCGTACTCCCGCTACGCCCTGAACGCACCCCAGCTGACGGTCGAGCGCACCCTGTACCTGACCCCGGCCGGCGTGGGCAGCCCGCTGCTGAGCGGCACCACACCGGCGCGCGGGACGCGGATCCAGCGGTTCGAGTGCCGGGGCGGGCTGCGCCTGGACGACGGGCGGTTCGGGGACGCCGTCGACTGCGAACGGGCCCGGTTCGCCCTCGGCGACGACCAGGAGCTGTCGCTGCGCCGGGTGCACGCATCGGAGCTGCGTTTCCTCGGGGACATGCCACAGCGCGGCAAGGTGGTGCTGTCCGGCGCGCGGATCGTCAGCCTGGTGGACCGGGCGGCGAGCTGGCCCGGCCCCGGCAATCTGCACATGGGCGGCTTCGTGTACGAGAACCTCGTCCCGCGCGGCCCGTTCCCGCTGACCGGCCGGCTGGACTGGGTGGCGGCGGCCACCGCCGAGTACGCCCCGGAGCCGTACGAGCGGCTGGCGGCGGTGCTGCGGGCGGCCGGGGAGGACGAGGACGCGCGCGAGGTACTGCTCGCCAAGCAGCGCCGGCGCCGCGAGACGCTGCCGCTGGCCGGCAAGTTCTGGGGGTATGTCCAGGACTGGACGGTGGCCTACGGCTACCGGCCGGGCCGGGCCGCGGTGTGGATGGCGGTGCTGTGGGCCGCGGGCACCCTGGCGTTCGCGCACGCGGACCATCCGCCGTTGAACCACGAGGGCCATCCGTACTGGAGCCCGGCCCTGTTCACCCTGGACCTGCTGCTGCCGGTCATCGACCTGGGCCAGACCGGCCAGTGGCAGTTGCGCGGCGGCTGGCAGTGGCTGGCGGCCACGATGATCCTGCTCGGCTGGATCCTGGCGACGACGGTGGCAGCGGGGGCGACACGGTTGCTGCGGCGGAGCTGACCCGTTTTCACCCAGCAGTCGCGTTTTTCGCCCAGAGGTCGCATTTCCCGCACAGGCGCCGTACAAAAGCGGAACAGTCACCTTTTGCCGGTCCTTGACTTATGGCCGTACAACTTTCCGCGACTTCTCAAAAGCCTCTGGCGCGCTGCCGACCTGCGGTCTTTCAATGGTCGGCACCATGGCTCCACTGCCCTCGTTCATCCGCCCCGCGCGGATGGCCAAACGCCCCGCGCGCCTCGTCCCCGGCCGGACTCCGGCCGGGGACGAGGCCGTGCTCGACGCGCCCGACGACCGGCTCTCGCCCGCGCTGGTCGCGGCCGGCCGGGGCGAGTACGAGGCCGCGGCCGGCCTGTTGGCCGCCACCCGCGCCGCGGCGGCCTGGGAGAGCCACGACCAGTACGTACGACGCCTCGCCGCCTTCGCCCGCTCGCGCCCCGAGTGGTTCGAGGCCTGGCGCACGACCGCCCCGCAGGACCCCGGTGCCCTGCTGGTCGGGGCACAGCTGGCGGTGGACCGCGTGTGGCCCTCGCCGGCCCGCGCCGAGCTGCTGCGTGAGGTGAGCCCGCTGATCACCGCCGCAGCCCGCGCCGACGACCGCGACCCGGTGCCCTGGCGGATCGCGCTGGACCACGCGCGCGGCTCCCGGGCCGGCCACCGGTACTTCGAGGAGCTGTGGGAGGCGGCCGTGCGGCGCGCCCCGCACCACTACGGCTGTCATGTGGCCGCGCTGCGCTTCCTGGCCACCTTCCGGCGCGGTTCCCACGGCGCCTGCTTCGACTTCGC
The genomic region above belongs to Streptomyces sp. CG1 and contains:
- the hisB gene encoding imidazoleglycerol-phosphate dehydratase HisB, with the translated sequence MSRVGRMERTTKETSVLVEIDLDGTGRTDIATGVGFYDHMLDQLGRHGLFDLTVKTDGDLHIDSHHTIEDTALALGAAFKQALGDKVGIYRFGNCTVPLDESLAQVTVDLSGRPYLVHTEPENMAPMIGEYDTTMTRHILESFVAQAQIALHVHVPYGRNAHHIVECQFKALARALRYASERDPRAAGILPSTKGAL
- a CDS encoding histidinol-phosphate transaminase, which translates into the protein MSRWDELPIRDELRGKSPYGAPQLDVPVRLNTNENPYPLPEPLVERITERVREAARDLNRYPDRDAVQLRTELAAYLTKTGKHPLGIENVWAANGSNEVIQQLLQTFGGPGRTAIGFEPSYSMHALIARGTGTGWISGPRNEDFTIDLAAAVEAIAEHRPDVVFITTPNNPTGNAVPPETVLALYEAAQAAKPSMVIVDEAYIEFSHGDSLLPLLEGRPHLVISRTMSKAFGAAGLRLGYLAADPAVVDAVQLVRLPYHLSAITQATALAALEHTDTLLKYVEQLKAERDRLVAELRAIGYDVIESDANFVQFGRFENSHKAWQKILDRGVLVRDNGVPGWLRVSAGTPEENDAFLDAVREVLCLVGDTPTPPKELEA
- the hisD gene encoding histidinol dehydrogenase produces the protein MISRIDLRGDALPEGPALRDLLPRADFDVQAALEKVRPICEAVHHRGDAALIDFAEKFDGVRLESVRVPAQALTDALEALDPAVRAALEESIRRARLVHREQRRDTHTTQVVPGGSVTEKWVPVERVGLYAPGGRSVYPSSVIMNAVPAQEAGVESIALASPPQAEFGGLPHPTILAACALLGVDEVYAAGGATAVAMFAYGTESCPPATMVTGPGNIWVAAAKRFFTGRIGIDAEAGPTEIAILADDTADPVHVASDLISQAEHDPLAAAVLVTDSVGLADAVEKELEPQVAATRHIEDRIVPALKGRQSAIVLVDGLEEGLRVVDAYGAEHLEIQTADAPAVADRVRNAGAIFIGPWAPVSLGDYAAGSNHVLPTGGCACHSSGLSVQSFLRGIHIVDYTKDALADVAHHVVTLAEAEDLPAHGAAIKARFGWKVPTSK
- a CDS encoding oxidoreductase, translated to MTEGTGVAAGDLPDELTAAEAGMWQAFRNGSVYDLSSGDTVVDDPHGGHPWGPERTVRARIVAWLLLDGPPALAGRVSSLKLTGVRITDTLDLAGGTVRPYIELRGCRFDDQVLLPEARFTTLRMVDCAVPRLEAARVHTEGDLHLPRCRFQNGVRLTDAHIGTDLMLNQAVVYRDRSGRSIAGDGLTVGQDLQAEMLESHGELRLRGAKVGVSLSLRGATLDNPYSRYALNAPQLTVERTLYLTPAGVGSPLLSGTTPARGTRIQRFECRGGLRLDDGRFGDAVDCERARFALGDDQELSLRRVHASELRFLGDMPQRGKVVLSGARIVSLVDRAASWPGPGNLHMGGFVYENLVPRGPFPLTGRLDWVAAATAEYAPEPYERLAAVLRAAGEDEDAREVLLAKQRRRRETLPLAGKFWGYVQDWTVAYGYRPGRAAVWMAVLWAAGTLAFAHADHPPLNHEGHPYWSPALFTLDLLLPVIDLGQTGQWQLRGGWQWLAATMILLGWILATTVAAGATRLLRRS